CCGGGATGGGTTGGCCGTGGCGGGCGGATGGCGCGAAGACGGCAAAAGGGTTGCGGCTCGCCGAACCTCGCCGCCCTCAGGCCACGTATTCGACACTGCCGTCCACAATCTCGTGCCGCACCTCGTGATCGTCGAGCACGAGGAGCGCGCCCGTGGGGGCGATATCGAACGCCTTCCCGACGACCTTTCCTTGCGGCGTCTCCACAGACACCCGCTTCCCGATCGTGCCGCACGCCCCGCGGTATTCCTTCATCATGAGCGGCGCGGGCGTGTGGAGGTAGCGGGAGTACACGTCGTCTATCTGCTCCAAGAAGTATTCGAGGCACTCCTCGTTGGCCACGAACAGGTTCACCTCCCTCTTCAGGCTCGTGGCCCGCTTCTGGACGTCCGGGGGCAGCCGTTCGAGATCCATATTCGTGTTGATTCCGACGCCGAGGATCACGTGGTAGGCGTCCCCGCGGTACACGCCCTCGGAAAGGATCCCCGCGAGCTTTCGGCCCTGGAAGATCGCGTCGTTGGGCCACTTGAGGGCGGCGAACACGCCGAAGTGCCGCAAGGTCTTGATCAGAGGGATGCCGGCCAGGAGTCCCAGGATCTGAGCGTGGACCTGCTTGGGTCGCAGGAGAATGGAGAGGTAGAGGCCTCCCGGTGGCGATGCCCACGCGCGTCCGTGGCGTCCCTTCCCCGACGCCTGGCGGTCCGCCCAAATAACCAGGCCCTCCGGGACGTCCTCGTCGAGGAGCTCCTTGAGCGTCTCGTTGGTGGATGCCACCACGTCGTAGTGCCAGATCATCTGGCCGGCGACCTTGCGGGCCGGATTGTGGAACTCTCCCGTCTTCACGGTCGGCGGACCGGCACGAGGCTATTTCAACGTTGGCGGCTCACGCCGATGGAACCTGCTCGGAGGTGGGGCGTGCGGCGGGCTGCGGCTCGCGGCTCGCGAGGAATCCGCGGAACATGAGAGCGATCCCGATGAGCTCCCCGAGGTAGAGCGCCCAGGTCACCCCGAACGTGGCCAGGGAACC
The nucleotide sequence above comes from Thermoplasmata archaeon. Encoded proteins:
- a CDS encoding biotin--[acetyl-CoA-carboxylase] ligase: MKTGEFHNPARKVAGQMIWHYDVVASTNETLKELLDEDVPEGLVIWADRQASGKGRHGRAWASPPGGLYLSILLRPKQVHAQILGLLAGIPLIKTLRHFGVFAALKWPNDAIFQGRKLAGILSEGVYRGDAYHVILGVGINTNMDLERLPPDVQKRATSLKREVNLFVANEECLEYFLEQIDDVYSRYLHTPAPLMMKEYRGACGTIGKRVSVETPQGKVVGKAFDIAPTGALLVLDDHEVRHEIVDGSVEYVA